The following coding sequences lie in one Stigmatopora argus isolate UIUO_Sarg chromosome 5, RoL_Sarg_1.0, whole genome shotgun sequence genomic window:
- the LOC144074102 gene encoding hippocampus abundant transcript-like protein 1 isoform X2, giving the protein MLVRNPHVRGRAKVTHAVIVIFLEFFAWGLLTTPTLTVLHETFPQQTFLMNGFVQGVKGFLSFLSAPVIGALSDIYGRKSFLLMTVFFTCAPIPFMRISPWWYFALISASGIFAVTFSVIFAYVADITDEQQRSTAYGFVSATFAASLVTSPAIGAYLSAQYGDSLVVLVATVISVADIAFVFFMVPESLPDKMRLTTLGFPLSWEQAHPFASLRRVGKDSTVMLICVTVFLSYLPEAGQYSSFFLYLRQVIDFSPAAIAAFIAMVGILSIIAQTLLLSVLMRTLGNKKTVLLGLSFQLLQLTWYAFGSEPWMMWAAGTIAALSSITFPAISALVSHSAAPDQQGVVQGMITGIRGLCNGLGPALYGFIFFLFNVELNDVQTAEGRDTQHIKKSSVPGPPFLFGACAVVFALIVATFIVERPPVTGAIKTCSVRKPSGVGGAAAGSSASTHDSGAQATPASDAEDIEPLLQDSSI; this is encoded by the exons ATGCTGGTCCGGAACCCA CACGTGCGTGGAAGGGCCAAGGTGACGCACGCTGTCATCGTCATCTTCCTGGAGTTCTTCGCATGGGGGCTTCTGACCACGCCCACGCTGACG GTACTCCACGAAACCTTCCCGCAGCAGACATTTCTCATGAATGGATTCGTCCAAGGCGTCAAG GGTTTCCTGTCGTTCCTGTCCGCTCCCGTAATTGGTGCCCTGTCTGACATCTACGGCAGGAAGTCTTTCCTTCTGATGACTGTGTTCTTCACATGCGCCCCCATCCCATTCATGAGGATCAGCCCCTG GTGGTACTTTGCACTGATCTCGGCGTCAGGAATCTTCGCTGTTACATTCTCCGTGATCTTCGCCTATGTTGCTGACATCACGGATGAGCAGCAGAGGAGCACGGCATACGGCTTT GTGTCTGCAACATTTGCAGCCAGCCTGGTGACGAGCCCCGCCATCGGCGCGTACCTGTCGGCACAGTATGGAGACAGCCTAGTGGTCCTGGTCGCCACCGTGATCTCGGTGGCCGACATCGCCTTTGTCTTCTTCATGGTGCCTGAGTCGCTGCCCGACAAGATGCGACTGACGACGTTGGGTTTTCCCCTCTCCTGGGAGCAGGCACACCCCTTTGCC TCGCTGCGTCGTGTGGGCAAAGACTCGACTGTGATGCTTATCTGCGTCACTGTCTTCCTGTCCTACCTGCCCGAGGCCGGGCAATACTCCAGCTTCTTCCTCTACCTCAGACAG GTCATTGACTTTTCTCCCGCTGCCATTGCCGCCTTCATCGCCATGGTTGGCATTCTGTCCATCATTGCAcag ACCCTGCTCCTAAGTGTACTGATGCGAACCTTGGGCAATAAGAAAACGGTTCTGTTGGGTCTGAGTTTCCAGCTACTGCAGCTGACCTGGTATGCCTTTGGTTCTGAGCCCTG GATGATGTGGGCGGCAGGCACGATAGCAGCCTTGTCGTCCATCACCTTCCCGGCCATCTCGGCCTTGGTTTCGCACAGCGCCGCCCCGGACCAGCAAG GTGTGGTCCAGGGCATGATCACAGGCATTCGTGGCCTGTGTAATGGTTTGGGCCCGGCGCTGTATGGAttcatcttcttcctcttcaaTGTTGAGCTCAACGACGTCCAGACTGCAGAAGGACGAGACACGCAACACATTAAG AAGTCAAGTGTTCCCGGACCCCCGTTCCTTTTCGGCGCCTGCGCAGTGGTCTTCGCGCTCATCGTGGCTACGTTCATAGTTGAGCGTCCACCGGTCACCGGGGCAATCAAGACGTGCTCAGTGAGGAAGCCGAGCGGCGTTGGCGGCGCAGCCGCTGGGTCCTCAGCAAGCACACACGACAGCGGAGCCCAAGCCACCCCGGCCAGCGATGCTGAGGACATCGAGCCGCTCTTACAGGACAGCAGCATCTGA
- the LOC144074102 gene encoding hippocampus abundant transcript-like protein 1 isoform X1 yields the protein MLVRNPEHVRGRAKVTHAVIVIFLEFFAWGLLTTPTLTVLHETFPQQTFLMNGFVQGVKGFLSFLSAPVIGALSDIYGRKSFLLMTVFFTCAPIPFMRISPWWYFALISASGIFAVTFSVIFAYVADITDEQQRSTAYGFVSATFAASLVTSPAIGAYLSAQYGDSLVVLVATVISVADIAFVFFMVPESLPDKMRLTTLGFPLSWEQAHPFASLRRVGKDSTVMLICVTVFLSYLPEAGQYSSFFLYLRQVIDFSPAAIAAFIAMVGILSIIAQTLLLSVLMRTLGNKKTVLLGLSFQLLQLTWYAFGSEPWMMWAAGTIAALSSITFPAISALVSHSAAPDQQGVVQGMITGIRGLCNGLGPALYGFIFFLFNVELNDVQTAEGRDTQHIKKSSVPGPPFLFGACAVVFALIVATFIVERPPVTGAIKTCSVRKPSGVGGAAAGSSASTHDSGAQATPASDAEDIEPLLQDSSI from the exons ATGCTGGTCCGGAACCCAG aGCACGTGCGTGGAAGGGCCAAGGTGACGCACGCTGTCATCGTCATCTTCCTGGAGTTCTTCGCATGGGGGCTTCTGACCACGCCCACGCTGACG GTACTCCACGAAACCTTCCCGCAGCAGACATTTCTCATGAATGGATTCGTCCAAGGCGTCAAG GGTTTCCTGTCGTTCCTGTCCGCTCCCGTAATTGGTGCCCTGTCTGACATCTACGGCAGGAAGTCTTTCCTTCTGATGACTGTGTTCTTCACATGCGCCCCCATCCCATTCATGAGGATCAGCCCCTG GTGGTACTTTGCACTGATCTCGGCGTCAGGAATCTTCGCTGTTACATTCTCCGTGATCTTCGCCTATGTTGCTGACATCACGGATGAGCAGCAGAGGAGCACGGCATACGGCTTT GTGTCTGCAACATTTGCAGCCAGCCTGGTGACGAGCCCCGCCATCGGCGCGTACCTGTCGGCACAGTATGGAGACAGCCTAGTGGTCCTGGTCGCCACCGTGATCTCGGTGGCCGACATCGCCTTTGTCTTCTTCATGGTGCCTGAGTCGCTGCCCGACAAGATGCGACTGACGACGTTGGGTTTTCCCCTCTCCTGGGAGCAGGCACACCCCTTTGCC TCGCTGCGTCGTGTGGGCAAAGACTCGACTGTGATGCTTATCTGCGTCACTGTCTTCCTGTCCTACCTGCCCGAGGCCGGGCAATACTCCAGCTTCTTCCTCTACCTCAGACAG GTCATTGACTTTTCTCCCGCTGCCATTGCCGCCTTCATCGCCATGGTTGGCATTCTGTCCATCATTGCAcag ACCCTGCTCCTAAGTGTACTGATGCGAACCTTGGGCAATAAGAAAACGGTTCTGTTGGGTCTGAGTTTCCAGCTACTGCAGCTGACCTGGTATGCCTTTGGTTCTGAGCCCTG GATGATGTGGGCGGCAGGCACGATAGCAGCCTTGTCGTCCATCACCTTCCCGGCCATCTCGGCCTTGGTTTCGCACAGCGCCGCCCCGGACCAGCAAG GTGTGGTCCAGGGCATGATCACAGGCATTCGTGGCCTGTGTAATGGTTTGGGCCCGGCGCTGTATGGAttcatcttcttcctcttcaaTGTTGAGCTCAACGACGTCCAGACTGCAGAAGGACGAGACACGCAACACATTAAG AAGTCAAGTGTTCCCGGACCCCCGTTCCTTTTCGGCGCCTGCGCAGTGGTCTTCGCGCTCATCGTGGCTACGTTCATAGTTGAGCGTCCACCGGTCACCGGGGCAATCAAGACGTGCTCAGTGAGGAAGCCGAGCGGCGTTGGCGGCGCAGCCGCTGGGTCCTCAGCAAGCACACACGACAGCGGAGCCCAAGCCACCCCGGCCAGCGATGCTGAGGACATCGAGCCGCTCTTACAGGACAGCAGCATCTGA
- the LOC144074102 gene encoding hippocampus abundant transcript-like protein 1 isoform X3, translating to MEQHVRGRAKVTHAVIVIFLEFFAWGLLTTPTLTVLHETFPQQTFLMNGFVQGVKGFLSFLSAPVIGALSDIYGRKSFLLMTVFFTCAPIPFMRISPWWYFALISASGIFAVTFSVIFAYVADITDEQQRSTAYGFVSATFAASLVTSPAIGAYLSAQYGDSLVVLVATVISVADIAFVFFMVPESLPDKMRLTTLGFPLSWEQAHPFASLRRVGKDSTVMLICVTVFLSYLPEAGQYSSFFLYLRQVIDFSPAAIAAFIAMVGILSIIAQTLLLSVLMRTLGNKKTVLLGLSFQLLQLTWYAFGSEPWMMWAAGTIAALSSITFPAISALVSHSAAPDQQGVVQGMITGIRGLCNGLGPALYGFIFFLFNVELNDVQTAEGRDTQHIKKSSVPGPPFLFGACAVVFALIVATFIVERPPVTGAIKTCSVRKPSGVGGAAAGSSASTHDSGAQATPASDAEDIEPLLQDSSI from the exons ATGGAACAG CACGTGCGTGGAAGGGCCAAGGTGACGCACGCTGTCATCGTCATCTTCCTGGAGTTCTTCGCATGGGGGCTTCTGACCACGCCCACGCTGACG GTACTCCACGAAACCTTCCCGCAGCAGACATTTCTCATGAATGGATTCGTCCAAGGCGTCAAG GGTTTCCTGTCGTTCCTGTCCGCTCCCGTAATTGGTGCCCTGTCTGACATCTACGGCAGGAAGTCTTTCCTTCTGATGACTGTGTTCTTCACATGCGCCCCCATCCCATTCATGAGGATCAGCCCCTG GTGGTACTTTGCACTGATCTCGGCGTCAGGAATCTTCGCTGTTACATTCTCCGTGATCTTCGCCTATGTTGCTGACATCACGGATGAGCAGCAGAGGAGCACGGCATACGGCTTT GTGTCTGCAACATTTGCAGCCAGCCTGGTGACGAGCCCCGCCATCGGCGCGTACCTGTCGGCACAGTATGGAGACAGCCTAGTGGTCCTGGTCGCCACCGTGATCTCGGTGGCCGACATCGCCTTTGTCTTCTTCATGGTGCCTGAGTCGCTGCCCGACAAGATGCGACTGACGACGTTGGGTTTTCCCCTCTCCTGGGAGCAGGCACACCCCTTTGCC TCGCTGCGTCGTGTGGGCAAAGACTCGACTGTGATGCTTATCTGCGTCACTGTCTTCCTGTCCTACCTGCCCGAGGCCGGGCAATACTCCAGCTTCTTCCTCTACCTCAGACAG GTCATTGACTTTTCTCCCGCTGCCATTGCCGCCTTCATCGCCATGGTTGGCATTCTGTCCATCATTGCAcag ACCCTGCTCCTAAGTGTACTGATGCGAACCTTGGGCAATAAGAAAACGGTTCTGTTGGGTCTGAGTTTCCAGCTACTGCAGCTGACCTGGTATGCCTTTGGTTCTGAGCCCTG GATGATGTGGGCGGCAGGCACGATAGCAGCCTTGTCGTCCATCACCTTCCCGGCCATCTCGGCCTTGGTTTCGCACAGCGCCGCCCCGGACCAGCAAG GTGTGGTCCAGGGCATGATCACAGGCATTCGTGGCCTGTGTAATGGTTTGGGCCCGGCGCTGTATGGAttcatcttcttcctcttcaaTGTTGAGCTCAACGACGTCCAGACTGCAGAAGGACGAGACACGCAACACATTAAG AAGTCAAGTGTTCCCGGACCCCCGTTCCTTTTCGGCGCCTGCGCAGTGGTCTTCGCGCTCATCGTGGCTACGTTCATAGTTGAGCGTCCACCGGTCACCGGGGCAATCAAGACGTGCTCAGTGAGGAAGCCGAGCGGCGTTGGCGGCGCAGCCGCTGGGTCCTCAGCAAGCACACACGACAGCGGAGCCCAAGCCACCCCGGCCAGCGATGCTGAGGACATCGAGCCGCTCTTACAGGACAGCAGCATCTGA